In Labrus mixtus chromosome 11, fLabMix1.1, whole genome shotgun sequence, a single window of DNA contains:
- the ptpn23a gene encoding tyrosine-protein phosphatase non-receptor type 23 isoform X2: MEAVPRMPMIWLDLKEAGEFPFSTSVRQFILKNYGENPDNYNEQLKKLETLRQSAVNVTRDFEGCSTLRKYFGQLHYLQSRVPMGTGQEAAVPISWTEIFSGKTVTHDDISYEQACILYNLGALHSMLGAMDNRVSEEGMKVSCTHFQCSAGAFSYLRDHFSHNFSVDMSHQILNLNINLMLGQAQECLLEKSMLDNRKSFLVARISAQVVDYYKDACRALENSETASMLGKIQKDWKKLVQMKIYYFAAIAHLHMGKQAEEQQKYGEQVAYLQSSIDKLSEAIKLAKGQPDSVQEALRFTMDVIGGKFNSAKKDNDFIYHESVPSLETLTSVKGAPLVRALPVNPTDPSVTGPDLFSKLVPMAAHEASSLYSEEKAKLLRDVVTKIEGKNETLEQFMDSLGLEPESVDNLDMYSHIPPVLMEKCAALSVRPDTVKSLIQSMQGLSGVFTDVESSLREIRDVLEEDEGGERALLEACGPALAEMHPAAQAQSLAEIRRDLEKYMEAHEKASFTNTELHRAMNLHISNLRLLGGPLESLRDALPRPQLNEEEVAGLQCMKRILGKVQEMREQRSSLEKQLRDLIQQDDITSTLVTTERADMKQIFEEQLKKYEQVKVYIDQNLAAQENILKALTEANVQYASVRKGLSQTEQQWNGTVQGLVGSYEAYEDLMKKSQEGKEFYEDLEAKASRLLEKAKTLCQTRAEDRKPILEKETQKKPPARPTAAKPSLHTKAPDVDSACSSLDDPELAQLSAAILALGGDLPEELLSLPPDMSSLPNTALRMPGPEAYIPPGANLGGSSSLPWPGAPAAGHPRFPANLPPPELLARIAQFPTSGALPRGPLPQMNPQMPPHMPTQAAVPGYRQPHPQVPQPGPVAPAPVRPSTTTVDSIQAPIPSYAPTQHHPVQPVASTGYALPPQMGAYPQFIPQPGMTMHGQAQAPASQPQQQKQPQQQYPQPIGQPLPQGYQPGSRALPGPHPPLQNQQAYSHGYMPPQPGVPPQYQQVFPGQLQPHQHNGYQPRPQIPQGYQTPHCYVPQQPPRMMPGSMPTQPQVQMPQIPPTSQQAPPVSQPYLPHPNQQMPPRLPNQHMMPHQQHITMPPNAQQIPPHTQVQMPGGPRAQMPPTSQQMPPASQNYMAPTSQQMPPVSQNYLPPTIHPSMHPQMPPASQPHMVPGAQVHLPRGPLPQMPPGGMPPHHPHPGQPPVPHMPQQPMRMPSQPQAQPPHSGGVCYPGGAPMMPQQPLAPQPAAPQQPQAPPPMTHPQPTTMYPSGPGANVPPSTPLQPTAMAPHGPHVPPAQHMIQPSPGPPVTQPPNPVPPSPSPSPSPSPSPGPASLVLNPQQRPTPAPTTGSKAPPTLPSPSAVSPSTSLFQRQNSSTDDLLSSSPESIPGGTKAPTNVLQPTKADPQDGERRRRSSQGVLLIQGDPYQAPERVARLHGELERYRAQVDSLEHPSESEGGLSVLDARWKELQDQQEKDARQLSIAIARCYTMKNRHQDVMPYDINRVVLQSGKDDYINASYVEDLSPYCPRLIATQAPLTGTAADFWLMVYEQKVSLIVMLVSEQELEKGKVVRYFPTERGQQLAQGPITLSLTTQKTTPTHVERMISLQYRDQSLKRTVVHLQSTSWPELGLPDSKSNLLRFIQEVHGHYLHQRPLHTPVVVHCSSGVGRTGAFCLLYAALQELEAGNGIPDLPLLVKKMRQQRKNMLQEKLHLKFCYEAVLKHAEHVLQRHGITTATCSKNATSASTKPYSRQESQQDLVLGGDMPISSIQATIAKLSIRPPSATDPAMDAPFGMDEQVVASLPDLYSSSDVQPLQEPSPLSEPLPPCSFSPPLTSPTQSPPPPNGLDAASPCTPPAIHEPLPEVTPSLSPPPPASGPAPSSLELLASLTPENFSMEGGGKGKQRVTKQSFLQPAEGQGLHGTREEEGDDPLSSLDPLWSLNKT, translated from the exons ATGGAGGCGGTCCCCCGGATGCCGATGATCTGGCTGGATCTGAAGGAGGCAGGGGAGTTCCCGTTCAGCACGTCCGTCAGGCAG tTCATCCTGAAGAACTATGGAGAGAATCCAGACAACTACAACGAACAGCTGAAGAAACTGGAGACTCTGCGGCAG agTGCTGTAAATGTGACGAGGGATTTTGAGGGATGCAGCACACTGAGGAAGTACTTCGGCCAGCTGCATTACCTCCAAAGCAGAGTCCCCATGGGAACCGGCCAGGAGGCTGCGGTACCCATCTCATg GACGGAAATCTTCTCTGGAAAAACAGTCACCCATGATGACATCAGCTATGAGCAGGCCTGCATCCTCTACAACCTTG GAGCCCTACACTCCATGTTGGGAGCCATGGATAACAGGGTATCTGAGGag GGGATGAAGGTGTCCTGTACACACTTCCAGTGCTCGGCGGGGGCGTTCTCCTACCTGAGAGACCACTTCAGCCACAACTTCAGCGTGGACATGAGCCACCAGATCCTTAACCTCAACATCAACCTCATGCTT GGTCAGGCTCAGGAGTGTCTGCTCGAGAAGTCCATGCTGGACAACAGGAAGAGTTTCCTGGTCGCTCGCATCAGCGCTCAG GTGGTGGATTACTACAAAGACGCCTGCAGGGCTCTGGAGAACTCGGAGACGGCGTCCATGCTGGGAAAGATTCAGAAAGACTGGAAGAAACTGGTTCAGATGAAGATCTACTACTTTGCTGCGATTGCACAT CTTCATATGGGAAAGCAGGCCGAGGAGCAGCAGAAGTACGGAGAGCAG GTGGcgtacctgcagagctccatcGACAAACTTAGTGAAGCCATCAAGCTGGCAAAG GGTCAGCCTGACAGCGTGCAGGAGGCCTTGAGGTTCACCATGGACGTCATCGGGGGAAA GTTCAATTCGGCCAAAAAGGACAACGACTTCATCTACCACGAGTCGGTTCCTTCTCTGGAGACTCTGACCTCGGTCAAAG GTGCCCCTCTGGTGAGAGCTCTACCGGTGAACCCCACAGACCCCAGCGTTACTGGACCAGACCTGTTTTCCAAGTTGGTGCCCATGGCGGCCCACGAAGCCTCTTCGCTGTACAG CGAGGAGAAGGCCAAGCTGCTGCGAGACGTCGTCACCAAGATAGAGGGCAAGAATGAAACACTAGA acagttCATGGACTCTCTGGGCTTGGAGCCAGAGTCCGTCGACAACCTGGACATGTACAGCCACATCCCTCCGGTCCTGATGGAAAAATGTGCTGCTCTCAGTGTTCGACCCGACACCGTCAAGAGCCTCATCCAGTCCATGCAGG GGCTCTCCGGTGTCTTCACTGATGTGGAGTCGTCACTGAGAGAGATCAGAGACGTCCTGGAGGAAGACGAGGGCGGTGAGCGAGCCCTCCTGGAGGCCTGCGGCCCCGCTTTGGCTGAGATGCACCCAGCGGCGCAGGCTCAGTCTCTGGCTGAGATCCGCAGAGACCTGGAGAAGTACATGGAGGCCCATGAGAAGGCCAGTTTCACCAACACGGAGCTCCACAGGGCCATGAACCTGCACATCAGCAACCTGCGTCTTCTGGGGGGGCCACTGGAGAGTCTGAGAGATGCTCTGCCCCGGCCCCAGCTCAATGAAG aggAAGTCGCCGGGCTGCAGTGCATGAAGAGGATCTTGGGGAAAGTGCAGGAAATGAGGGAACAGAGAAGTTCTCTGGAGAAACAGCTCCGCGACCTGATCCAGCAAGACGACATCACCTCTACCCTGGTCACCACGGAGAGGGCCGACATGAAG CAAATATTTGAGGAGCAGCTGAAGAAGTACGAGCAGGTGAAGGTGTATATTGATCAGAACCTGGCAGCTCAGGAGAACATCCTGAAGGCGCTGACCGAGGCAAACGTCCAGTACGCCTCAGTGCGTAAGGGCTTGAGCCAGACTGAGCAACAGTGGAACGGCACTGTCCAGGGACTGGTGGGCTCCTATGAAGCCTACGAGGACCTGATGAAAAAGTCCCAAGAGGGGAAGGAGTTCTACGAGGACCTTGAGGCCAAAGCATCCCGTCTTCTGGAGAAAGCTAAGACCTTATGTCAGACCAGAGCAGAGGACAGGAAGCCCATCCTGGAAAA AGAGACGCAGAAGAAGCCACCTGCACGGCCTACAGCAGCTAAACCCTCCTTGCATACTAAGGCCCCTGATGTCGACTCTGCCTGCTCTAGCCTGGATGACCCCGAGTTGGCCCAGCTTAGTGCAGCCATCTTGGCCTTGGGAGGTGACCTACCTGAGGAGCTCCTCAGCCTCCCTCCTGACATGTCTTCCCTCCCCAACACTGCACTTCGTATGCCTGGTCCAGAGGCCTACATCCCTCCTGGTGCTAATTTGGGCGGGAGCAGCTCACTGCCTTGGCCTGGTGCTCCAGCTGCTGGTCATCCTCGCTTCCCTGCCAACCTGCCTCCTCCAGAACTCCTGGCAAGGATAGCTCAGTTTCCTACTTCTGGAGCTCTGCCCCGTGGACCCCTCCCTCAGATGAATCCACAAATGCCTCCACATATGCCAACCCAAGCAGCAGTGCCGGGTTATCGACAACCACATCCACAAGTCCCCCAACCTGGTCCTGTTGCTCCTGCTCCAGTCCGACCGTCCACCACAACTGTGGATAGCATCCAGGCCCCAATCCCCAGCTACGCCCCCACTCAACACCACCCTGTCCAACCTGTTGCCTCAACTGGCTACGCCCTACCCCCACAGATGGGGGCTTACCCACAGTTTATACCCCAACCAGGAATGACCATGCATGGCCAAGCCCAAGCTCCTGCATcccaaccacagcagcagaagcagccaCAGCAGCAGTACCCTCAGCCCATTGGACAGCCACTGCCTCAGGGCTACCAGCCTGGATCAAGGGCTCTCCCTGGCCCTCACCCTCCTCTCCAGAACCAGCAAGCATACTCACATGGATATATGCCCCCTCAGCCTGGTGTTCCTCCTCAGTACCAGCAAGTATTTCCAGGTCAGCTGCAGCCACATCAGCACAATGGTTATCAGCCCCGGCCACAGATACCCCAAGGCTACCAGACACCCCACTGCTATGTACCCCAGCAGCCCCCTCGGATGATGCCAGGCTCTATGCCAACACAACCTCAGGTCCAGATGCCACAAATACCCCCAACTTCTCAGCAAGCACCTCCTGTATCTCAACCCTACCTGCCCCATCCTAACCAACAAATGCCACCCAGACTCCCAAATCAACACATGATGCCCCATCAGCAACACATTACAATGCCCCCCAATGCCCAACAGATTCCAcctcacacacaggtacagatGCCAGGAGGTCCCAGAGCACAAATGCCCCCGACAAGTCAGCAAATGCCCCCAGCTTCTCAAAACTATATGGCCCCTACAAGTCAGCAAATGCCCCCAGTCTCTCAGAACTATTTGCCCCCcaccatccatccttccatgcACCCACAGATGCCTCCTGCTTCACAACCTCATATGGTCCCTGGCGCTCAGGTCCACCTGCCAAGGGGCCCTCTGCCTCAGATGCCTCCAGGTGGAATGCCACCACATCACCCACACCCTGGACAGCCTCCTGTACCACACATGCCCCAGCAGCCCATGCGGATGCCCAGCCAACCACAGGCTCAGCCCCCTCATTCAGGGGGAGTATGCTACCCAGGAGGGGCTCCAATGATGCCTCAACAGCCTCTGGCACCACAACCTGCAGCCCCCCAACAACCTCAGGCTCCTCCTCCAATGACCCATCCACAGCCCACTACCATGTACCCTTCAGGTCCAGGAGCTAATGTACCTCCAAGTACCCCACTGCAGCCCACTGCCATGGCCCCACATGGGCCACATGTTCCCCCTGCCCAGCACATGATCCAGCCCTCTCCTGGACCCCCCGTGACCCAACCACCAAACCCTGTTCCTCCTTCCCCTTCACCTTCTCCCTCCCCATCTCCCTCTCCTGGTCCTGCCTCTCTGGTTCTGAACCCCCAGCAGAGACCCACACCAGCCCCCACCACGGGAAGCAAAGCTCCTCCCACTCTTCCCTCCCCCTCGGCCGTCTCTCCCTCCACATCGCTGTTTCAGCGCCAGAACTCAAGCACAGATGACCTCCTCTCTTCGAGCCCTGAGAGCATACCAGGAGGCACCAAGGCCCCCACAAATGTCCTCCAACCCACCAAAGCCGACCCGCAGGATGGAGAGCGTCGGAGGAGGAGCTCACAGGGAGTTCTTCTGATCCAGGGTGACCCATATCAAGCCCCAGAGCGTGTTGCTCGCCTTCATGGTGAACTGGAACGTTATAGGGCCCAGGTAGATTCCCTGGAGCACCCCTCAGAGAGTGAGGGTGGGCTATCCGTGCTGGACGCCCGCTGGAAAGAGCTACAAGACCAGCAGGAGAAGGACGCCCGCCAACTCTCCATCGCTATCGCCCGCTGCTACACAATGAAGAACCGTCACCAGGATGTCATGCCCTATGATATTAACCGTGTGGTTCTGCAGTCAGGAAAAGACGACTACATCAACGCCAGCTATGTGGAGGACTTGTCTCCGTACTGTCCACGCCTTATTGCCACGCAGGCGCCGCTCACAGGCACAGCGGCTGACTTCTGGCTGATGGTTTACGAGCAGAAGGTGTCGCTGATCGTCATGTTGGTTTCAGAGCAAGAGCTAGAAAAG GGAAAGGTTGTGCGCTACTTCCCAACTGAGCGTGGGCAGCAGCTCGCTCAGGGACCAATCACGCTCAGCCTCACCACACAGAAGACGACGCCGACACATGTGGAGCGCATGATCAGCCTGCAGTACCGCGACCAAAGTTTGAAACGCACTGTGGTCCATCTCCAGTCCACCTCCTGGCCCGAGCT GGGTCTTCCTGACAGTAAGAGCAACCTGCTGCGCTTCATCCAGGAGGTTCATGGACACTACCTCCACCAGAGGCCCTTACACACACCTGTTGTTGTGCACTGCAG CTCGGGTGTGGGACGCACCGGCGCCTTCTGTCTGCTGTACGCTgcactgcaggagctggaagCAGGCAACGGGATCCCTGACCTCCCGCTGCTGGTGAAGAAGATGAGACAACAGAGGAAGAACATGCTGCAGGAGAAG cttcaCCTGAAGTTCTGCTATGAAGCTGTGTTGAAGCACGCTGAGCATGTCCTCCAGAGACACGGCATCACTACCGCCACCTGCAGCAAGAACGCCACCTCTGCATCCACAAAG ccttACTCGAGACAGGAGTCCCAGCAGGATCTCGTCCTCGGGGGGGACATGCCCATCAGCTCCATCCAGGCTACGATCGCCAAGCTCAGCATCCGCCCCCCCAGCGCCACAGACCCCGCAATGGATGCCCCCTTTGGCATGGACGAGCAGGTCGTCGCTTCCTTACCCGACCTGTACTCGTCGAGTGATGTTCAGCCGCTCCAGGAACCCTCCCCTCTCTCAGAGCCGCTGCCCCCCTGCTCCTTCAGTCCTCCTCTCACATCCCCGACTCAATCTCCACCCCCACCAAACGGCCTGGATGCTGCCTCCCCCTGCACGCCACCAGCCATTCACGAGCCCCTCCCAGAGGTGACTCCCAGCCTGAGCCCGCCTCCTCCTGCTTCCGGTCCGGCTCCGTCCTCCCTGGAGCTGCTGGCCTCCCTCACGCCCGAGAACTTCTCCATGGAGGGAGGCGGGAAGGGGAAGCAGCGGGTGACCAAGCAGAGCTTCCTGCAGCCGGCCGAGGGTCAGGGTCTGCACGGGACtcgagaggaggaaggggacgACCCGCTCAGCAGCCTGGACCCCCTGTGGAGCCTCAACAAGACCTGA